Proteins encoded within one genomic window of Amycolatopsis nigrescens CSC17Ta-90:
- a CDS encoding methyltransferase domain-containing protein, giving the protein MNQRWSSLVELLGEKGHLTEQWKRPFLAVDRERFIPETIWRPKPDGRGYLPVRRDEDPVAWREPIHRDEFIVTQVDDGVPARPDGIGRSITSSSSMPGVMAAMLKAMDVTDGLRVLEIGTGTGYNTALLCERLGSEQVTTVEIDQEVSTHARAALASAGYTPALVCADGEKGWPGRAPYDRVLSTVGVRGAVPSAWIEQTRPGGVIVTPWATAYLAFALARLVVDSDGTASGRFADRAAFMDLRGRRPDRYIPQPDDQPGATESTSPLHPWHVTGDFQGGAFAVSVLLPDCEQDVAYRSDDRSAYELLTWDTAHTSWATVEVNPQAQDAGRYPVRQYGPRHLWDEIEAAYAWWTRRERPDYTRFGLTVTPGRQWIWLDHPADTVREFL; this is encoded by the coding sequence TTGAACCAGCGGTGGTCCTCGCTGGTCGAGCTGCTCGGTGAGAAAGGGCACCTGACCGAGCAGTGGAAGAGGCCGTTTCTCGCGGTGGATCGCGAACGGTTCATCCCGGAGACCATCTGGCGTCCGAAACCGGACGGTCGCGGTTACTTACCGGTGCGCAGAGACGAAGATCCGGTGGCCTGGCGAGAGCCCATTCACCGCGACGAGTTCATCGTCACCCAGGTCGACGACGGCGTACCGGCAAGGCCGGACGGTATCGGCCGCAGCATCACTTCCTCCTCGTCCATGCCCGGGGTCATGGCGGCGATGCTCAAGGCGATGGATGTGACGGACGGCCTCCGGGTACTGGAGATCGGGACCGGGACCGGGTACAACACCGCGCTGCTGTGCGAACGCCTCGGCAGCGAGCAGGTGACCACGGTGGAAATCGACCAGGAGGTGTCGACCCACGCCCGAGCCGCGCTTGCGTCAGCGGGGTACACGCCCGCGCTGGTCTGCGCCGACGGTGAAAAGGGCTGGCCCGGTCGCGCGCCCTACGACCGGGTCCTTTCCACAGTGGGTGTCCGGGGTGCCGTACCGAGCGCGTGGATCGAACAGACCCGGCCGGGCGGCGTCATCGTGACGCCGTGGGCCACGGCCTATCTCGCTTTCGCGCTGGCTCGCCTCGTGGTGGACTCCGATGGCACCGCTTCGGGCCGTTTTGCCGACCGTGCCGCCTTCATGGATCTCCGCGGCCGGCGACCGGACCGCTACATACCCCAGCCCGACGACCAGCCCGGTGCCACCGAATCGACCAGCCCCTTGCATCCATGGCACGTCACGGGCGACTTCCAGGGTGGTGCGTTCGCGGTGTCGGTTCTGCTCCCGGACTGCGAACAGGACGTCGCGTACCGGAGTGACGACCGCTCCGCCTACGAACTGCTGACCTGGGACACCGCCCACACCTCATGGGCGACCGTCGAGGTCAACCCGCAGGCGCAGGACGCGGGCAGGTATCCGGTCCGCCAGTACGGTCCCCGGCACCTGTGGGACGAGATCGAGGCCGCGTACGCCTGGTGGACGAGGCGGGAACGGCCGGACTACACCCGATTCGGCCTGACCGTCACCCCTGGGCGGCAATGGATATGGCTCGATCATCCGGCTGACACGGTGCGCGAGTTTCTGTAG
- a CDS encoding TetR/AcrR family transcriptional regulator: MNAAKPLRADAQRKREALLATAREVFDAGDFFDLRFDDFARLAGVGTGTLYRHFPTREALAEAVYHGEVATLCDRARQLQATLPAAQALATFLRNMVDHIAAHQGLARTLATLWSDRSGVLAEGSRALEQAVTDLVAAAVKDGAVRDDVDAGAVMMALHGIGAAHDRPNWRAEADDVITLVLDGLRRPL, from the coding sequence ATGAACGCCGCCAAGCCACTGCGAGCCGACGCTCAGCGCAAGCGCGAGGCCCTGCTCGCCACCGCTAGGGAAGTCTTCGACGCCGGTGACTTCTTCGACCTGCGCTTCGACGATTTCGCCCGCCTGGCCGGGGTGGGCACCGGCACGCTGTACCGCCACTTCCCCACTCGGGAAGCGCTGGCCGAGGCGGTCTACCACGGAGAAGTCGCCACGCTGTGCGACCGCGCCCGCCAGTTACAGGCCACGCTGCCCGCAGCGCAGGCTTTGGCGACCTTCCTACGCAACATGGTCGACCACATAGCCGCCCACCAGGGCCTCGCCCGGACACTGGCCACGCTATGGTCCGACCGCTCAGGTGTCCTCGCCGAGGGCAGCCGAGCGCTGGAGCAGGCTGTCACCGACCTGGTGGCCGCCGCCGTGAAGGACGGCGCCGTCCGCGACGACGTGGATGCCGGTGCCGTCATGATGGCCCTGCATGGCATCGGCGCGGCTCATGACCGTCCCAACTGGCGGGCCGAAGCCGACGACGTCATCACCCTCGTGCTGGACGGGCTGCGCCGCCCGCTATGA
- a CDS encoding ketopantoate reductase family protein yields the protein MKILMFGRGVIATIYGWTLHQSGHDVEFYVRPGRAATYEDAVDLDLVDTRRRVWGQRVVEKWPVRYREALEPDHDFDLIVLSVPHHRLPEATAFLAPRVSQATILIFGNLWTEPLTAIGTLPLDQLAWGFPQAGGGFDENGVLNGALLPSVIFGTLGQPPTDRERAARQAFREAGLRIKEQPDFRGWLWVHFASDAGLFSQGLRLGSLSKLAGSTNNLREGLLAGRELLPLLQARGVDLQRHRGGVLPFRAPTWLTAPVLAWLTAHVALARVSLAAQSDPNAEEPREICRDTLAEARRLGISVPRLEAAEPLFAREGTDRV from the coding sequence GTGAAGATCCTGATGTTCGGCCGAGGCGTGATCGCCACCATCTACGGCTGGACCCTGCACCAGTCGGGGCATGACGTCGAGTTCTACGTCCGGCCGGGTCGCGCAGCGACCTACGAAGACGCGGTGGACCTCGACCTGGTCGATACGCGGCGCCGAGTGTGGGGACAGCGCGTCGTGGAGAAGTGGCCGGTGCGCTACCGCGAGGCGCTGGAGCCCGACCACGACTTCGACCTGATCGTGCTCAGCGTGCCCCACCACCGCCTCCCAGAAGCGACAGCCTTCCTGGCCCCGCGTGTCAGCCAGGCCACGATCCTGATCTTCGGCAACCTCTGGACCGAGCCACTCACCGCGATCGGCACACTCCCCCTCGACCAACTCGCCTGGGGCTTTCCCCAAGCCGGTGGCGGTTTCGACGAGAACGGCGTGCTCAACGGGGCACTGCTGCCCTCGGTCATCTTCGGCACCCTCGGCCAGCCCCCGACCGACCGGGAGCGAGCCGCGCGCCAGGCGTTTCGCGAAGCCGGGCTCCGAATCAAGGAGCAGCCCGACTTCCGCGGCTGGCTGTGGGTCCACTTCGCCTCGGACGCCGGCCTGTTCTCGCAGGGCCTACGGCTGGGTTCCCTGTCCAAACTGGCCGGGTCCACGAACAACCTACGCGAAGGACTGCTAGCCGGCCGCGAACTACTGCCGCTCCTCCAAGCGCGCGGCGTCGACCTGCAACGACACCGCGGCGGTGTGCTGCCGTTCCGGGCACCCACCTGGCTGACCGCACCCGTACTCGCCTGGCTGACCGCTCATGTCGCGCTCGCACGCGTAAGTCTCGCAGCGCAGTCCGACCCCAACGCTGAAGAGCCCCGCGAGATCTGCCGGGACACCCTGGCCGAAGCACGACGACTGGGCATCTCAGTACCACGACTAGAAGCGGCAGAACCGCTCTTTGCCCGTGAGGGGACGGACCGAGTCTGA
- a CDS encoding cytochrome P450: MTTAEKHEFPMARTCPFAPPPAYEEIREQEPVSRVRLPDGGWAWVVSRHEDVRTALNDRRFSADRQHPDFPALVEGEAASRRPDEERFLIAMDAPEHGPARRAVLGEFTVRRLEALRPRIQEIVNERIDALLAGPRPGDLVDALSLPVPSLVICEMLGVPYADHEFFQENTVKVIKQSTPPEERWAAMEAIQGYMADLIAEKEHNPPDDLLGRQIVKLRADGTYRRTSLAGMGLLLLVAGHETTANMISLSTVAFLRNPEQLAMIKADPGKTLNAVEEMLRYFTIIDVATARLCVEDIEVGGQLIRAGEGVLALGHSANRDPRAFENPDELDIERGARHHVAFGFGPHQCLGQNLARMELQIVFDTLFRRVPSLELAVDVDELPFKDDANIYGLYQLPVTW, encoded by the coding sequence ATGACTACCGCCGAGAAGCACGAGTTCCCCATGGCCCGCACGTGCCCGTTCGCGCCGCCACCGGCGTATGAAGAAATCCGCGAACAAGAGCCGGTCTCGCGGGTTCGTCTGCCCGACGGAGGGTGGGCCTGGGTGGTCAGCCGCCACGAGGACGTGCGAACCGCGTTGAACGACCGGCGGTTCAGCGCCGACCGGCAGCATCCGGACTTCCCGGCGCTGGTCGAGGGCGAGGCGGCGTCCCGGCGGCCGGACGAGGAGCGCTTCCTGATCGCGATGGACGCGCCCGAGCACGGGCCGGCGCGCAGGGCCGTACTCGGCGAGTTCACGGTGCGCCGGTTGGAGGCGCTGCGGCCGCGGATCCAGGAGATCGTCAACGAGCGGATCGACGCGCTGCTGGCCGGGCCGCGGCCCGGTGACCTGGTGGACGCGCTGTCCCTGCCGGTTCCGTCACTGGTGATCTGCGAGATGCTGGGTGTGCCCTACGCCGACCATGAGTTCTTCCAGGAGAACACGGTGAAGGTGATCAAGCAGTCGACGCCGCCCGAGGAGCGGTGGGCGGCGATGGAGGCCATCCAGGGCTATATGGCCGACCTCATCGCGGAGAAGGAACATAACCCGCCGGACGACCTGCTCGGGCGGCAGATCGTCAAGCTGCGCGCGGACGGCACCTACCGGAGGACGTCGCTGGCCGGCATGGGCTTGCTGCTGCTCGTGGCCGGCCACGAGACGACGGCGAACATGATCTCGCTGTCGACCGTGGCGTTCCTGCGCAACCCGGAGCAGCTCGCGATGATCAAGGCCGACCCCGGCAAAACGCTCAACGCAGTCGAGGAGATGCTGCGATACTTCACGATCATCGATGTGGCGACGGCCCGGCTGTGCGTCGAGGACATCGAGGTCGGCGGGCAGCTGATCCGCGCCGGCGAAGGAGTGCTGGCGCTCGGTCATTCGGCCAACCGGGACCCGCGGGCATTCGAGAACCCGGACGAGCTCGACATCGAACGCGGCGCGCGCCACCACGTCGCGTTCGGGTTCGGGCCGCACCAGTGCCTGGGCCAGAACCTGGCTCGGATGGAACTCCAGATCGTGTTCGACACGCTGTTCCGCCGCGTCCCCAGCCTGGAGCTCGCGGTGGATGTCGACGAGCTGCCGTTCAAGGACGACGCGAACATCTACGGCCTCTACCAGCTCCCGGTGACCTGGTAG
- a CDS encoding ferredoxin: MKIIVDTSKCVGAGQCVLTEPALFDQSEDDGTIIVLNETPEGELVEKAREAAHVCPSQALSLEE, encoded by the coding sequence ATGAAGATCATCGTGGACACCAGCAAGTGCGTCGGTGCCGGACAGTGTGTGCTCACTGAGCCCGCGCTGTTCGACCAGAGCGAGGACGACGGCACAATCATCGTGCTGAACGAGACACCGGAGGGCGAGCTGGTCGAGAAGGCACGCGAAGCGGCGCACGTGTGCCCCAGCCAGGCCCTCTCCCTGGAAGAGTGA
- a CDS encoding helix-turn-helix domain-containing protein, with product METNGAEYTFLMAELIRLRHKQGLTQKDVAHRMGVDPATVCRIEKGLRSEVRIAHLQAYAETMGLRVAMVLTVAG from the coding sequence ATGGAGACCAACGGCGCCGAGTACACGTTCCTGATGGCCGAACTGATTCGCCTGCGCCATAAGCAGGGCCTCACGCAGAAGGACGTGGCTCATCGGATGGGTGTCGACCCGGCCACCGTGTGCCGGATAGAGAAGGGCCTCCGCAGCGAAGTTCGCATCGCCCATCTCCAGGCCTATGCCGAGACCATGGGCCTTCGCGTCGCCATGGTCCTCACCGTCGCCGGCTAG
- a CDS encoding DUF4328 domain-containing protein encodes MSQLVSPAVHAPQRGLRRWGNAASVLIALCALADIAGVWAAWRAHLDGTEAALNLAGTVNWIFYLLCVPAVGTFLVWFWLARADAERRSAAHRHRRGRGWVLGAWFCPVVNLWYPHTIMADIWLADPARSKRPVDWWWGLFLGSLLVDRYAIRAELGNAAAHGFTAALKKGTLAAVLFTGAAVLIIHIIHRIGESPASRDHEAGPLAEV; translated from the coding sequence GTGAGCCAGCTCGTGTCGCCGGCAGTCCACGCGCCGCAGCGCGGTCTCCGGAGGTGGGGAAACGCCGCCAGCGTACTGATCGCCCTGTGCGCGCTGGCCGACATCGCCGGTGTCTGGGCCGCCTGGCGCGCCCACCTGGACGGGACGGAAGCGGCGCTGAACCTCGCCGGGACCGTGAACTGGATCTTCTACCTGCTCTGCGTCCCGGCGGTCGGCACCTTCCTGGTCTGGTTCTGGCTGGCGCGGGCCGACGCGGAACGCCGGTCAGCGGCCCATCGCCATCGCCGGGGCCGCGGCTGGGTGCTCGGCGCCTGGTTCTGCCCGGTGGTGAACCTCTGGTACCCGCACACGATCATGGCCGACATCTGGCTGGCCGACCCGGCGCGGAGCAAGCGGCCGGTCGACTGGTGGTGGGGACTGTTCCTCGGCAGCCTCCTCGTCGACCGGTACGCGATCCGGGCCGAACTCGGGAACGCGGCCGCACACGGCTTCACCGCCGCCCTGAAGAAGGGCACCCTCGCCGCCGTCCTGTTCACCGGGGCCGCCGTGCTGATCATCCACATCATCCACCGCATCGGCGAAAGCCCGGCCTCGCGAGATCACGAGGCCGGGCCGCTCGCCGAGGTCTAG
- a CDS encoding carboxylesterase/lipase family protein, whose protein sequence is MVEMKSKYRRWGRALVTVLAAALAGIAGSGITPVSAVAGDGAVVRTDSGPVRGTDAAGYRSFQGIPFAAPPVGELRWRSPRPPEPWSRVRDATKPGNRCAQGPSISPPSTEEDCLYLNVTTPAGKGRPKPVMVWLHGGGLSYGAGSEFDAHRLAAGGDVVVVTINYRLGLFGFLGYPGLAGSGGFGLEDQQAALRWVQRNAAAFGGDAGNVTLFGHSGGAIAVCGQLTSPSARGLFHRAIMQSGSCALDWPENGITNGIPAGSAWLPLAEVQENGAALAAAKGCPDPATAVDCLRRLPVADLLPDPRSVVLTSPAFGNGILPADPERALAEGRFNRVPVMSGSTRDEQRLQAAFLPQPFSEEQYQRLLGTVFGDQAARIAAEYPSGSLGSPALAWAAVSTDRVWSCNQLVDDKRLARWTPTYGYEFADRQAPTFFPFPTDLPSGAYHSSELGYLFDQAGPPLTFTPEQQYLAGQLIRYWSRFAATGDPNDQGLPHWPRMRGSNVQSLAPGAIRSADLSAVHRCDFWSTVR, encoded by the coding sequence ATGGTCGAAATGAAGAGCAAGTACCGACGCTGGGGTCGCGCACTGGTGACGGTGCTGGCCGCCGCGCTCGCGGGGATCGCCGGAAGCGGCATCACGCCGGTCAGTGCGGTGGCCGGTGACGGTGCGGTCGTGCGCACCGACTCCGGCCCGGTCCGCGGCACCGACGCGGCCGGATACCGGAGTTTCCAGGGCATCCCGTTCGCCGCCCCGCCGGTCGGCGAGCTGCGCTGGCGTTCGCCGCGGCCGCCCGAGCCGTGGTCGCGGGTCCGGGACGCCACCAAGCCGGGCAACCGGTGCGCGCAGGGGCCGAGCATCAGCCCGCCGAGCACCGAAGAGGACTGCCTGTACCTCAACGTGACCACCCCCGCGGGGAAGGGCAGGCCGAAGCCGGTCATGGTGTGGCTGCACGGCGGTGGCCTGAGCTACGGGGCGGGCAGCGAGTTCGACGCGCACCGGCTCGCCGCCGGCGGGGACGTGGTGGTGGTGACGATCAACTACCGGCTGGGCTTGTTCGGCTTCCTCGGCTATCCGGGGCTGGCCGGCTCCGGCGGTTTCGGGCTGGAGGACCAGCAGGCCGCGTTGCGCTGGGTGCAGCGCAACGCCGCGGCCTTCGGCGGTGACGCGGGCAACGTGACCCTGTTCGGCCATTCCGGTGGCGCGATAGCAGTCTGCGGGCAGCTCACCTCGCCCTCGGCACGGGGACTGTTCCACCGGGCGATCATGCAGAGCGGCTCCTGTGCGCTCGACTGGCCGGAAAACGGGATCACCAACGGGATTCCGGCGGGTTCGGCCTGGCTGCCGCTGGCCGAGGTGCAGGAGAACGGTGCGGCACTGGCGGCCGCGAAGGGCTGCCCGGACCCGGCGACGGCGGTGGACTGCCTGCGCCGGCTGCCGGTGGCGGACCTGCTGCCGGATCCGCGGTCGGTGGTGCTGACCTCGCCCGCCTTCGGTAACGGGATACTGCCCGCCGATCCGGAGCGCGCGCTGGCCGAGGGCCGGTTCAACCGGGTGCCGGTGATGTCCGGCAGCACGCGTGACGAGCAACGCCTGCAGGCCGCCTTCCTGCCGCAGCCCTTCTCCGAGGAGCAGTACCAGCGGCTGCTCGGCACGGTCTTCGGCGACCAGGCGGCGCGGATCGCCGCCGAGTACCCGTCCGGTTCGCTCGGCTCGCCCGCGCTGGCCTGGGCGGCGGTCAGCACGGACCGGGTGTGGTCCTGCAACCAGCTCGTCGACGACAAGAGGCTCGCCAGGTGGACCCCGACCTACGGCTACGAGTTCGCAGACCGGCAGGCACCGACGTTCTTCCCGTTCCCGACGGACCTGCCGTCCGGGGCGTACCACAGCTCGGAGCTGGGCTACCTGTTCGACCAGGCGGGCCCGCCGCTGACCTTCACCCCCGAGCAGCAGTACCTTGCCGGGCAACTGATCCGCTACTGGTCACGGTTCGCCGCGACCGGCGATCCCAATGACCAAGGGCTGCCGCACTGGCCGCGGATGCGTGGGTCGAACGTCCAGTCCCTCGCCCCCGGCGCTATCCGGTCTGCCGATCTCTCCGCCGTGCACCGCTGCGACTTCTGGAGCACCGTGCGCTAG
- a CDS encoding pentapeptide repeat-containing protein, with product MTTPVEDETFRNDDWYGEELAGRHYVRCVFADVDLTEATTQGVVFDECTFDQVRFNLSKHTDSAFTGCVFKGCNLFDAEFTGCKLVGSRFEESVLRPMRVLGGDWSFTGLAGADLRRSTFQEVRLREADLTGANCTDAVLVDVDLSGAQLHGAQFTRCDLRGSDLTALDPVHAELTAAIITPAQAVVVAGSLGLVVHGSVSSG from the coding sequence ATGACAACCCCGGTGGAGGACGAGACCTTCCGGAACGACGACTGGTACGGCGAGGAACTGGCCGGGCGGCACTACGTCCGGTGCGTGTTCGCCGACGTCGACCTGACCGAGGCCACCACCCAGGGCGTGGTCTTCGACGAGTGCACCTTCGACCAGGTGCGGTTCAACCTGTCCAAGCACACCGACTCGGCGTTCACCGGCTGCGTTTTCAAGGGCTGCAACCTGTTCGACGCCGAGTTCACCGGCTGCAAGCTGGTCGGCAGCAGGTTCGAGGAGTCCGTGCTGCGCCCGATGCGGGTGCTCGGCGGTGACTGGTCGTTCACCGGGCTGGCGGGGGCGGACCTGCGCCGCAGCACCTTTCAGGAGGTGCGGCTGCGCGAGGCCGACCTGACCGGGGCGAACTGCACGGACGCGGTGCTGGTCGACGTGGACCTCTCCGGTGCGCAGCTGCACGGCGCCCAGTTCACCCGCTGCGACCTGCGTGGAAGCGACCTGACCGCGCTCGACCCGGTGCACGCCGAGCTCACTGCGGCGATCATCACCCCGGCGCAGGCGGTGGTGGTGGCCGGTTCCCTCGGCCTGGTCGTGCACGGATCGGTCAGTTCTGGATAA
- a CDS encoding class I SAM-dependent methyltransferase — translation MSAPFAFDAIASSYDEGGFHREVAEKLVQGLYPVPHPALVLDAATGTGDAAIAAVRQLNAERVLAVDLSAAMIERARAKSAAKDLVGRIEWRVGPAVPAPVDESSVDVVLCASSLHFLGLAALADWLRVLRPGGRLAFSLPSPDTFGPSGAFAELVAADVALPGGVDEAAAIATAGGFEHAVAHRLEVAGDPVRVVYLCYATVPR, via the coding sequence ATGTCCGCTCCGTTCGCCTTCGACGCGATCGCGTCCTCCTACGACGAAGGCGGCTTCCACCGCGAAGTGGCCGAGAAGCTGGTCCAGGGGCTTTATCCGGTGCCGCATCCGGCGCTGGTGCTGGACGCCGCCACCGGGACCGGCGACGCGGCGATCGCCGCGGTACGACAGTTGAACGCCGAACGGGTGCTGGCGGTCGACCTCTCCGCCGCGATGATCGAGCGGGCGCGGGCGAAGTCGGCGGCGAAGGACCTGGTCGGGCGGATCGAATGGCGGGTCGGTCCCGCGGTACCCGCACCGGTCGATGAGTCCAGTGTGGACGTTGTACTTTGCGCTTCCTCGCTGCATTTCCTCGGCCTGGCGGCGCTGGCCGACTGGCTGCGGGTGCTCCGGCCGGGCGGGCGGCTCGCGTTCAGCCTCCCTTCGCCGGACACCTTCGGCCCCTCGGGCGCTTTCGCCGAACTGGTGGCTGCGGACGTCGCACTGCCCGGCGGAGTGGACGAGGCCGCCGCGATCGCCACCGCCGGCGGGTTCGAGCACGCGGTCGCGCACCGGCTGGAGGTGGCCGGGGACCCGGTCCGGGTGGTGTATCTCTGCTACGCCACCGTGCCGCGCTGA
- a CDS encoding cupin domain-containing protein — protein sequence MEQEDAAAIIAKLGLAPLPVEGGLFVQTWRSDDGAAPAGTATCAALTGEPDSFAAMHRLPVDEIWHFYLGDPIDLLLLHPGGTHSTPRLGSDILGGQHVQLVIPAGHWMGAALAPGGRFGLFGNTMAPGFHSGLYTGGERAELVKGWPDAADRIVSLTREGTDVAMPPGL from the coding sequence ATGGAGCAGGAGGACGCGGCGGCCATCATCGCGAAACTGGGGCTGGCGCCGTTGCCGGTCGAAGGCGGGCTGTTCGTGCAGACCTGGCGCAGCGACGACGGGGCGGCGCCGGCTGGCACGGCCACCTGCGCCGCGCTGACCGGCGAGCCGGACTCGTTCGCCGCGATGCACCGGCTGCCGGTGGACGAGATCTGGCACTTCTACCTCGGCGACCCGATCGACCTGCTCCTGCTGCACCCCGGCGGCACGCACTCCACCCCGCGCCTCGGTTCGGACATCCTGGGCGGCCAGCACGTGCAGCTGGTGATCCCGGCCGGGCACTGGATGGGCGCGGCGCTGGCGCCGGGCGGGCGGTTCGGGCTGTTCGGCAACACCATGGCGCCGGGGTTCCACAGTGGACTCTATACCGGTGGCGAGCGGGCGGAGCTGGTGAAAGGTTGGCCGGACGCCGCCGATCGGATAGTCTCGCTCACCCGCGAGGGCACGGACGTCGCGATGCCGCCCGGCCTGTGA
- a CDS encoding HdeD family acid-resistance protein, protein MLFTRFWWLTAIRGVLAILFGLMALVWPGLTLLALVVLFGVFTLADGILLTVSALFAGDRLAHRGTAILAGVLGIAAGIVVLVWPGMTALVLLVLIAVWGVVIGFVEIGGAFAYRAQRGLEWSGLLRGVLVLVLGLLLLFLPVSGAIAIAWLIGVFAIAAGVALLVFSARLRKLSRVAEASS, encoded by the coding sequence GTGCTGTTCACCCGGTTCTGGTGGCTGACCGCGATCCGTGGGGTGCTCGCCATCCTGTTCGGCCTGATGGCGCTGGTGTGGCCGGGGCTGACCCTGCTCGCGCTGGTGGTGCTCTTCGGCGTGTTCACCCTCGCCGACGGCATCCTGCTCACCGTGTCCGCGCTGTTCGCCGGTGACCGCCTCGCGCACCGCGGCACCGCGATACTGGCCGGGGTGCTCGGCATCGCCGCCGGGATCGTGGTGCTGGTGTGGCCGGGCATGACCGCGCTCGTGCTGCTGGTGCTGATCGCGGTCTGGGGCGTGGTGATCGGCTTCGTGGAGATCGGCGGCGCCTTCGCCTACCGCGCCCAGCGCGGGCTGGAGTGGTCCGGGCTGCTGCGCGGCGTGCTCGTGCTGGTGCTCGGCCTGCTGCTGCTGTTCCTGCCGGTCTCCGGCGCGATCGCGATCGCCTGGCTGATCGGGGTGTTCGCGATCGCGGCCGGAGTGGCACTGCTGGTGTTCAGCGCCCGGCTGCGCAAGCTGAGCCGGGTGGCCGAAGCCAGCTCCTGA
- a CDS encoding NAD(P)H-binding protein: MANGQHTLVIGATGNVGGEVVVRLRESDAPVRALVRDPAGAALPDGVRAIKGDVGEPSTVEEAAVGAGRVFVVWPMRPPEEMGPLVDIFVRQGVRRIVLLSSAAVRDDVEEQDNPIGVLHAALERPIERSGLEWTFLRPHTFAANTRLWADAIRSEGVVRDAHGAAGMTLIHEKDIAAVAVRALTEDGHAGEKYELSGPETITQVEQVRTIGEVTGRPARWEEIPREQARRQLVSRYPAEVADLMLDGYARMVDEPVRPTAVVEKVTGVPARTYREWVADHVGEFR, translated from the coding sequence TTGGCAAACGGGCAGCACACACTGGTCATCGGCGCGACCGGCAACGTCGGCGGCGAGGTGGTGGTCCGGCTGCGGGAGTCGGACGCGCCGGTACGGGCACTGGTCCGCGACCCGGCCGGTGCCGCGCTCCCCGACGGGGTGCGGGCGATCAAGGGCGACGTCGGCGAACCGTCCACAGTGGAGGAAGCGGCGGTGGGCGCCGGCCGGGTCTTCGTGGTCTGGCCGATGCGGCCACCGGAGGAAATGGGGCCGCTGGTGGACATTTTCGTCCGGCAGGGGGTGCGCCGAATCGTGCTGCTCTCTTCGGCCGCCGTGCGGGACGATGTCGAGGAGCAGGACAACCCGATCGGCGTGCTGCACGCCGCGCTGGAACGGCCGATCGAGCGTTCCGGTCTGGAGTGGACATTCCTGCGGCCGCACACCTTCGCGGCCAACACCCGGCTTTGGGCGGACGCGATCCGCAGCGAGGGCGTGGTGCGGGACGCGCACGGCGCGGCCGGGATGACCTTGATCCACGAGAAGGACATCGCCGCGGTGGCGGTGCGGGCGCTGACCGAGGACGGGCACGCCGGGGAAAAGTACGAGCTGAGCGGCCCGGAGACGATCACCCAGGTCGAGCAGGTGCGCACGATCGGCGAGGTGACCGGCCGTCCCGCCCGCTGGGAGGAGATTCCCCGGGAACAGGCCAGGCGGCAGTTGGTGTCGCGTTACCCGGCCGAGGTCGCGGATCTGATGCTGGACGGGTACGCGCGGATGGTCGACGAGCCGGTGCGGCCGACCGCGGTCGTGGAGAAGGTCACCGGGGTGCCGGCCAGGACCTACCGCGAATGGGTGGCCGACCACGTCGGCGAGTTCCGCTGA
- a CDS encoding MarR family winged helix-turn-helix transcriptional regulator, with product MTQGRRRDEGPAEAQVLEVLAHVPLLAAFFRRAMAEMPDELRETYARHGLTARHGAVLTQLLPGQALSVTELAGRLGVSLSTASELVGDLSRAGMAERGEDPANRRRTLVTLADDHRSAFEKFIKLRSEPLLVALENLSPRDREGFIAGLTAWAAAAQ from the coding sequence ATGACGCAAGGACGCAGGCGGGACGAGGGGCCGGCGGAGGCGCAGGTCCTCGAGGTGCTGGCGCACGTGCCGCTGCTGGCGGCGTTCTTCCGGCGTGCGATGGCGGAGATGCCGGACGAGCTGCGGGAGACCTATGCCAGGCACGGGCTGACCGCGCGGCACGGCGCGGTGCTCACCCAGTTGCTGCCCGGTCAGGCGCTGAGCGTCACCGAACTGGCCGGCCGCCTCGGCGTCTCGCTGTCCACGGCCAGCGAGCTGGTCGGCGACCTCAGTCGGGCCGGCATGGCCGAGCGCGGCGAAGATCCGGCCAATCGCCGCCGCACCCTGGTGACGCTGGCCGACGACCACCGCAGCGCGTTCGAGAAGTTCATCAAGCTCCGCTCCGAGCCGCTGCTGGTGGCGCTGGAGAACCTCTCGCCGAGGGACCGGGAAGGCTTCATCGCCGGGCTCACCGCCTGGGCCGCGGCCGCACAGTAG